The proteins below are encoded in one region of Lactuca sativa cultivar Salinas chromosome 3, Lsat_Salinas_v11, whole genome shotgun sequence:
- the LOC111884467 gene encoding 3-oxoacyl-[acyl-carrier-protein] reductase 4, which produces MAASASFKFSGMSDMSGTTSRDHRVSFPANNVFSVQFQRSFNYLKCVSRSSFVSSVIGVACVKSKSEVVTIKEEAKDIIEAEAPVVIVTGASRGIGKAVALALGKAGCKVLVNYARSSNEAEQVCKQIEEAGGQALTFKGDVSKESDVASMIKTAVDAWGTVDVLVNNAGIIKDGLLMRMKTSQWQEVIDLNLTGVFLCTQAAAKIMMKKKKGRIINITSVVGLSGNVGQANYSAAKAGVIGFTKTVAKEYSNRGINVNAVAPGFISTDIIANLGEDIKKKLLETIPMGRYGQPEEVAGLVEFLALNPAAAYMTGQVITIDGGMVM; this is translated from the exons ATGGCTGCATCTGCTTCTTTCAAATTCAGTGGAATGTCAGACATGTCTGGAACCACAAGCCGTGATCACAGAGTTTCTTTTCCCGCCAACAATGTATTTTCAGTTCAGTTCCAGCGTAGCTTCAATTACTTGAAATGCGTATCTAGATCGTCATTTGTTTCATCTG ttATTGGAGTTGCATGTGTAAAATCAAAATCTGAGGTGGTGACTATCAAAGAAGAAGCAAAAGACATTATAGAAGCTGAAGCTCCTGTTGTTATTGTCACCGGAGCGTCTAGAGGTATCGGGAAAGCGGTTGCCCTAGCTTTAGGCAAAGCTGGTTGTAAGGTTTTGGTTAATTATGCAAGATCGTCTAACGAAGCAGAACAAGTTTGTAAACAG ATCGAGGAAGCAGGTGGTCAGGCACTTACATTTAAAGGAGATGTTTCAAAAGAATCAGATGTTGCATCTATGATCAAAACC GCAGTTGATGCGTGGGGGACTGTTGATGTATTGGTCAACAATGCAG GGATTATAAAGGATGGTTTGTTGATGAGGATGAAGACATCTCAATGGCAGGAAGTTATTGATTTGAATCTCACTGGTGTATTCCTATGTACACAG GCTGCTGCCAAGATTATGATGAAAAAGAAAAAG GGAagaataatcaatataacatctgTTGTTGGTCTGAGTGGCAATGTTGGGCAAGCCAACTACAGTGCTGCAAAAGCTGGAGTAATCGGGTTTACCAAAACTGTGGCAAAGGAATACTCCAACAGGGGCATAAAT GTGAATGCTGTTGCCCCTGGATTTATTTCAACGGATATAATTGCTAATCTTGGGGAAGACATCAAGAAAAAGCTGTTGGAGACAATCCCCATGG GAAGGTATGGGCAACCTGAAGAAGTTGCTGGGCTTGTAGAATTTTTGGCTCTTAATCCAGCAGCTGCTTACATGACTGGACAG gtGATTACCATTGATGGAGGAATGGTGATGTAA
- the LOC111884389 gene encoding 3-oxoacyl-[acyl-carrier-protein] reductase 4 → MAASASFAGSAVAAFKSTGISDKSGHGRVSLFLKNASSVQLQRGFNYSHCRSKMSFASSGVKAQVATIEQASVDATPKVEAPVVIVTGASRGIGKAVALALGKAGCKVLVNYARSSKEAEEVCKEIESVGGEALTFGGDVSKEADVASMIKTAVDAWGTVDVLVNNAGITRDGLLMRMKTSQWQEVIDLNLTGVFLCTQAAAKIMMKKKKGRIINIASVVGLVGNVGQANYSAAKAGVIGFTKTVAKEYSSRNINVNAIAPGFIASDMTAKLGEDIEKKILETIPLGRYGKPEEVAGLVEFLALNPAAAYMTGQVLTIDGGMVM, encoded by the exons ATGGCTGCTTCTGCTTCTTTCGCCGGATCGGCTGTCGCCGCTTTCAAATCCACCGGAATCTCAGACAAGTCTGGCCATGGGAGAGTTTCTCTTTTCCTCAAGAATGCTTCGTCAGTTCAGCTCCAGCGGGGCTTCAACTATTCGCATTGCCGATCTAAGATGTCGTTCGCTTCATCCG GTGTAAAGGCTCAGGTGGCTACCATTGAACAAGCAAGTGTTGACGCAACACCAAAGGTGGAAGCTCCTGTTGTTATTGTGACTGGAGCCTCTAGAGGTATTGGCAAGGCAGTTGCACTGGCTTTAGGCAAAGCTGGTTGTAAG GTTTTGGTTAATTATGCAAGGTCTTCTAAGGAGGCAGAAGAAGTTTGTAAGGAG ATTGAGTCGGTGGGTGGTGAAGCACTTACATTTGGGGGAGATGTCTCAAAAGAAGCAGATGTAGCATCCATGATCAAAACT GCAGTTGATGCATGGGGGACTGTGGATGTATTGGTCAACAATGCAG GAATCACAAGAGATGGTTTGTTGATGAGGATGAAGACATCTCAATGGCAGGAAGTTATTGATTTGAATCTCACTGGTGTATTCCTATGTACACAG GCAGCTGCCAAAATTATGATGAAGAAGAAAAAG GGAAGAATAATCAATATAGCATCTGTTGTTGGTTTGGTTGGCAATGTTGGACAAGCCAACTACAGTGCTGCAAAAGCTGGAGTAATTGGTTTTACTAAAACTGTGGCAAAGGAATACTCAAGCAGAAACATaaat GTGAATGCTATTGCTCCTGGATTTATTGCATCAGATATGACTGCTAAGCTTGGGGAAGACATTGAGAAAAAGATCTTGGAGACGATCCCCTTGG GAAGGTATGGGAAACCCGAAGAAGTTGCTGGGCTTGTAGAATTTTTGGCTCTTAATCCTGCAGCTGCTTACATGACTGGACAG GTGCTTACCATTGATGGAGGAATGGTGATGTGA